AACCCAATTTATGAAGACCACTAAATGAATTTACCCATTTCTTCCATCTCCTTTAtattctccttcttcttccttctATTCTTCTTTTCtgcttcaaaaaaataaaaacgagAAAACCCTAGGATTTCTCAATCAATTTTCAAGCTTCTTTTCTTCACcgaatcaattaaaaaaaataccaaactcGTCGTCCTCACTCATCAATCTTCAAGCGGGAAGTAAGAAATTAGAAAACGGTGAGGAGTATTGAGGAAATGATCGAATCGATTATCGAGTTCTTGAGGTAATCATCGGTTTCAGCCATCAATCTTGAAGGGTTTGAAGTTTAAACAAGAATTCATAGGTTAATTTGGTTTTTTTAGATTATAATAGCTTAGGGTTAAAAAGTAGAACAGAGCTTATCCTGCAATTTTGAGAAGTCGGACGGGAAACAAAATTCTATTGTTGATTAAACGTCCCAATTAAAGACAGTATACCGTTGCTAGTTTTTAGTTTTAGCTTAATTATATGATATGtgttttgattaaaatattaattgattcATGCTTagcttaaattaaattaatatatatgttattattattattattatcattattatcattattattatgtAACTGTGATTGCTCTTGGATTGGTGATTTTTCATTTATGTAGATTGAAATATAATGTCTGCAACATATAGACTTTATGCATTGCTGTTGCACTCTTGAATATGTTTGAATTTGAAGCATTAGTACAAGCAAATTGAATAATTATCTAATTTCATGTTTCAGTTAAAGTGAATGTAGGAAACCAAAATGTAAATTCGTGGTTTCaagatttttaattaaactgaAACATTAGAAATGGAGTggatttataataataatgtgAGATAAGTTTATGATCGGACAAATTTAAGTCATTTCCTCttatttctataaattttactaattaaatcttgattttcattttaattataaacttacAATATACTTCTTCTTTTCTTATGAACAATATACTAATATTGTTTGTTCCTTAGGTTATCATTGAGACTGAATTCATTGAGTACTTTTCTATATGCAcgttattataaataattgccGATGTACTTGTGGTGGATCTTATGATATAGCGATAAGAATGTGTAcattgtactattttttttatggagATACTCGCATGATTTCAGATCAGCTAGTATTCCGAGtatctttaaaatttgaattatgaatgttttaagattgaagttaaaaaaaaaggatttaaaatagtttaaaatgtctatttaaaaatcaaagcgtATGAAATGAGTTTAAAACgagttattaaaattttatctcaagaattaataaaaatgatgttttattttaaaaagtctaagtttaatttaaaattttcaatttcgagtttcaaatttaataaagtgTTATAAAAAGTGAAAGTTTTACGTCAGACCTAGAGTCTACGGGTTCGGTCGACGAAGTTACGAAAATAATTTCAAAGGCAGATGCTCGgatcgataattaatttattgacCGATTATTTTCTTTATTGGTTTAAGTGCGTGTTGTTATGACTAACATTATGGATGTAATTGCGGTTTGTTTATAGAGTCAACTCTAGTGTTAGGATTTCAGTGTATAATTTGCATTTTGACggttacatttttaatttagatCTGACGAGTTCTAGAGCCTCCGGATCAGAACGTCATGCCAATTAACAAACCATAAAAGAGTTCTATTTTTGGGCAAAGCGGTTTtatgtgagtttgcattttacttttgaatattattgcaacatTGTTTAAGTTtctgaatatttattttaaatcgcactgcatatattatttaaaaccgaTATAGATCCGATGgaacatgctttcctattgaGCGACAATAGGACTGAGTGCGTACCAGTAACGATCATAGTAAAAGTAAGTGATTATTTATATGTCTAAGGCGACGGTACATAGCTCATGGCCTAGACTTACCGGAAAAATCTGAGGCGACTATACATAGTTCACGGCCCAGACCCCGATACAGATCTGAGGCGACGGTATAAGGCTCACGGCCCAGATACTGTAAAATAATAAGTGAAAGTCTGTGATGACGGTACAAAGTTCACGGTCCAtactttttgaattttgattgagGTTTATTGGAATATATATGTATtgaggtttagggtttcattcggatATTGTATCTGGCTGCAttgcataaattatttatcatgcgatttattttatttaatgttcaTTAGTAATtatgcgaactcactcagtttttacTGACCCGTTGTTTTTCACCCATTTCAAGTAAATAGTATTTTGGCGTGATCAGACTTCCATTCCTTCTTCCGGAAGTCGGTATtttgtaatataaaaaaaacgttGTTTACTTCTAGAGCCGCAGTAGTCTAGTAGTTTAGTGGTATGGTTTTGCTGTACAAACTCTGATTTTGTAACTACTACTATTTGTATATTACTTACGGTTACTGTGTAGTAGTTGTTTAATTAAATGGTTTATCGGGTATCACTGATACCGTGTTTGTGTATCATGATGTCGTTATATTTGTTACAGGGTGGTTTCTGATACTTGTTACAGGTAGTGTTGCTCTGTTTTCAGATATTATATTGCCAGTTTTTCCGGAAATAGTTTTATAACGcatataatgtttttaaaacgcgaaaaaattatagtgaaatttaggcttgctacgggtttcggagctaccactccctttctgtagcgccggtctcggcccgaGATTTCGGGTTGTgccaaaggtggtatcagagcctagtTTGGAAACCTAGGCCATTGCTTTATATgctatgtattaaatatgtttgatacctaggaactactgcggcaTATAGGATTCGAGTTATGTCTTTGATGCGTATTCattgttttcaaaaaaattcctccctctctaggatgtgagtctgtggTGTATGTTTTGATGTAAATATGTTTATGTTTATTTGGTATGCATACGATTATAACATCAGTTTAAAGTTAAGTACAATTGTTAGGATGGATGATCAAAGGCAAGCGAGAGTTCGTGCTGCAGAAGCACAGAATGAGGAGGAGGCTCATGTTGAGGCCTCTGTTCAGGGTGGAGGAAATGAGCCACAACCAGCGGCAGGAAGAGGCCGTGGATGAGGTCGAGGTCGGGGCAGAGGTAGAGGACAAGCTGGAGGAGTACAAGCACCAGCTCAGGCACCAGGAATGCCACAACAACCTAACGCCCCAGACTTCAATCTCAACCAGTTTCTAGCCGGGATTGCTGCAATGCAAACTAATCAAGTGGAGATGCAAAATTTTCACAAAGAACAGATGGCAGAACAACAACAACGGGTTGGTGTTAATGCTGATAGGGACATTATTCTGGCATATATGCATTTGAAGCCAACAGATTTTGATGGTTCAGGAGATGCTTTAGATTTTCTTGAAGAGGTAGAACGGAATACCAGACGCCTTCAAGGTGATGAAAGGCAGTCCATCTTATGAAATGTCAATGAAGGGATCCGCAAAAGACAGGTTCAGACGAGTAATTCAGCCGATAATGGGGCAGCTGACCTGGGCAGAGTTTGTGACACGATATAGAGAGTTTTTCCTACCATTCTCTGTGACAGAAAGCTATCGGGACATGCTATTAGCCTTAAGTAAAGGTGACATATCACTACAGGAGTATGCGATAGAGTTCACCAGGCTAAGCCGTTTTGCGCCTTATTTGATTATGGACCCTGTACGGGTCAATTCAAGGTTTGTGAAAGGCTTGGGGCCCGAGTTCATTGGTTTATTGAGTGAGGTGAATCGAGACTTGGTACATGTGATTGATAGTGCTCGGCAAATGGAGACATATTTGATTCAgtttggaagaattcctgatCCTACCGGGCAGCTACAAGCCAGAAGTGAAAATACTAGTGCTGTACCAAGTGTCGCGATGCAGTTCAGTGCAGGAAGTTTTTCAGGACCTCGACGTCGAAATTTTAAGAAGGGCAAACGTAATGTACGATTTAACACTCCAGGAGCAGGTTCAAGTAGTCAAAGTTCAGGAAGTGCAGGAACGCTACCCCCAGTTTGTCAAAATTTTAGGAGAAGACATTATGGTGTATGCCATCTTGCTACGGGAGCATGCTTTGCTTGCGGCCAATAGGGCCACTTCGCCACAGAGTGTCCGATGGCAGGCTAGCAAGGTTCTACTGCTAGTATTGCACAACCATTTTATCACCAGCTGAGACCTACATATTCTTTAGCTTCTGGACAGGTTCCAGCGGGAAGTACATTTAGTGGCCAGCGCGGTAGAGGATTCGGAGGTAGAGGcggaggaagaaatggcggtAGAGGTACTGATCAGGCTCCCCAGGCTGGTAGGGGACAAGCTAGAGTTTTTGCGCTTAACCCTCATGAGGCTCAAGCTTCAAATGCAGTCGTGCAAGGTACTCTCCCTATATATACTATAGATGCTTTCATTTTATTCGATCCGGATGCTACTCACTTGTTTGTTTCACCGAGTTTTGCGATGAAAATAGGAAGACCACCTGTTTATTTGCAAAATACCTTATCAGTAGCCACCCCTGTAGGTGAAAGTGTAGACATAAACAttgtttatccgtcttgtcctgtgagtgttcaaggacgagatttgtttgCTGGTTTGCTTTTGCTTGAGGTATTAACCTTTAACGTGATACTGGGAATGGATTGGTTAGCATTACATTATGCGAATGTGGATTGTCGGAAGAAAATGGTGACGTTTAATACTCCTGGAGTTCAACCATTTTCAATTCAAGGTGAAAAGACAGAGTCGCCTACGAGTTTGATATCAGCTATTAAAGCACGGCGGATGCTGAAGAAAGGGTGTCAAGGGTTCCTGGCTATAGTGCGAGACATAAATAAGAGTCAAGGCAGTGTTTGCGATGTACCGGTGGTGTGTGAGTATCCATATGTTTTCCCAgaagaattacctggattaccacctgatagAGAAATAGAATTCTGCATTGATTTGGTTCCTGGTACAACTTCGATATCAATACCTCCATATCGGATGGCACCAGCAGAACTAAAGGAGCTAAAAGATCAGTTGGAGGAATTActtgatcgtggtttcatccGACCGAGTGTATCACCTTGGGGTGCACCGGtgttgtttgttaagaagaaggatggaaCACTACGGCTTTGTATagactacagacagctgaaccgGGATAAAAGGTTACGATAGGAAGCCCCTACCGGGCCGAAGCGCCTCCAGGATAAGGGGCCGGCGGTCAATCATCCACTCACGATCAAGGACAAATATCCTTTGCCtagaattgatgatttatttgatcaACTGCAAGGAGCAAAGTATTTATCCAAGATTGATTTAAGATCGGGCTATCATCAATTAAAAATCTGGAATGAAGACATTTcaaagactgctttcagaactcGGTATGGTCACTACGAGTTTCAGGTTATGTCGTTCGGATTAACGAATGCACCAGCTGCTTTCATGGATTTAATGAATCGAGTATTCAAACCGTTTCTGGATCAATTTGTGATAGttttattgatgatattcttaTCTACTCGCGTACGAAGGAGGAACACACGCATCATTTGCGTTTGGTGCTTCAGACCCTGAGAGAACACCAGCTGTATGCTAAGTCCTCCAAATGTGAATTCTGGTTAGAAGAAGTTGCATTCTTGGGACATGTAGTGTCTCAAAGTGGAATTAATGTTGACCCTATGAAGATCGAGGCAGTAACTGAGTGGAAGCGACCAAGTTCATTCACCGAAATTCGAAGTTTCCTGGGTTTAGCagtatactacagacgttgtgTGCAAGACTTTTCAAAGATCTCTGCACCTTTAACAAAGCTAACccataaaaatgcaaaatttgACTGGACAGATCGATGTGAAGCCAGTTTCCAGAAGTTAAAGGAATGTCTGACAACCGCTCCAGTATTAGCGCTACCAAAAGGTACTGAAGGGTTTACTGTTTATTGTGATGCTTCAAGAGTCGGTTTGGGATGTGTCTTGATGCAGCATGGTCGAGTtatagcttatgcttctcgGAAGCTGAAAAAGCACGAGGTGAACTATCCAACACATGACTTAGAACTAGCAGCGGTAGTCTTTGCGCTAAAattctggaggcactacttgtatgGTCCAACATGTGAGATATTCACGGAtcataagagtttaaaatatatctttgatcaatgTGAATTGAATCTCAGGCAGAgaaggtggctagagttgctaaAAGACTATGATTGCACTATACAATATCATCCTGGAAAAGCCAACATAGTGGCAGATGCACGGAGCAGAAAGTCTGCATGAAGTTTCGCACATATTGCTACAATATGGCGAAGGCCATTAATTAGGGATATTCAAACAGTGTTCAATTAAGGCATCAGATTTGAAGTTTCAAACACTGATTGATTGAATTAAAGATTTGCAAGCTGATGATCCTCTAATGAAACGTCTGATGGATGAAGTCCAACAAGGAAAGGCCCAGATTTCAGTATTTTCAATGGAGTATTGAAATATGGTACCAGGTTATGTGTACCAAACGTTGATAATCTAAggcagaagatcatggaagaatCACATGGTTCAACATATAGTGTCCATCCCGGTTCCACAAAAATGTATCATGACGCCAAAGAAATGTACAGGTGGAACGACATGAAAAAGGACATAGTAGAGTTTGTAGCGAAATGTCCGACATGTCAACACGTCAAACTGGAACACCAACGACCATACAGATTTCTACAACCATTACCTATTCctgaatggaaatgggaaaaGATAACGATGGATTTTATTGTCGGTTTACCAAGGACTCGGCAAGGTTTCGATTCTATATGGGTGATTGTGGACAGAATGACCAAATCGGCTCATTTCATTCATGTTAAGACTTCTTATACTGCAAAAAAATTGGCACAAATTTATATTGACATAATTGTGAGTTTACATGGGGTGCCAGTGTCAattgtttcagatagaggttcggTTTTTACCTCTCGATTCTGGAAAAGTTTGCAAGTAGCTGTGGGAAcgcggttggatttcagtaacACTTTTCACCCACAAACTGACAGACAATCTGAAAGGACTATCCAAACCTTAGAAGATATACTTCGTATGTGTGTTTTAGACTTTGGAGGTAGCTGGAATACATATCTGCCATTAGTAGAGTTCTCGTACAATAACAGCTACCATTCCAGTATTGAAATGGCTCTGTAGGAAGCATTATATGGTCGGAaatgtagatctcctatctgctgggaagaagTCGGAGAAAGAAAATTAATTGGAGCTGAGATTATACAAATGACTTCAGAGAAAGTACCACTGATCAAGCAGCGACTAGAGACTGCTTTCAGCCGACAGAAAAGTTATGCAGATCCAAAGAGAAAGGATATAGAGTTTCAAGTCGGTGATTACGTGTTTCTCAAGGTatcacctatgaaaggtgtGATACGGTTTGGCAAGAAAGGGAAGTTGAccccgagatatgtcggaccgtACCAGATAGTGGAGCGAGTGGGATCTGTAGCTTACAAACTAGCTCTACCAGCGGACATGTCTCAAGTACATCCGGTTTTCCACATATCAATGCTACGGAAGTACATTTCAGATCCCTCTCATATTATCCAACCTCGGAGTGTGGAAGTAAATGAAGAATTATCATATGAAGAGGAATCAGTGGAGATAATAGACACTCAAGTAAGAAAACTTCGTACTAAAGAAATTCCTATGGTGAAAGTTCTCTGGAGGAACAACTCGGTGGAGGAGTGTACGTGGGAAACAGAGTCTGACATGCGGAAGCGTTATCCCTCCTTGTTCGCTTAAGGTACGCGGCTaaatttaaattcgaggacaaatttattttaaaggggggagaatgtaataccccgtattttcaATTGTCGGTTTTACCACGTATGGTGAAATTCGTAAGCAATATTAtgaagtttaaatataaatttggactaaaataataataataataataataataataataatcattattcggataatttattaaatttattgaagttattgtattgaatttaaaataattgataaaataattaaaaggatTAAAGTGTATTATTTGGATATATTATTAAGGATATTTAAGTTAGTGGGTATAGTTTGTTAGCCATTTTAGGCTTTTAgccaattaaaa
This window of the Mercurialis annua linkage group LG5, ddMerAnnu1.2, whole genome shotgun sequence genome carries:
- the LOC130015544 gene encoding uncharacterized protein LOC130015544 — translated: MKGSAKDRFRRVIQPIMGQLTWAEFVTRYREFFLPFSVTESYRDMLLALSKGDISLQEYAIEFTRLSRFAPYLIMDPVRVNSRFVKGLGPEFIGLLSEVNRDLVHVIDSARQMETYLIQFGRIPDPTGQLQARSENTSAVPSVAMQFSAGSFSGPRRRNFKKGKRNVRFNTPGAGSSSQSSGSAGTLPPVCQNFRRRHYGLRPTYSLASGQVPAGSTFSGQRGRGFGGRGGGRNGGRGTDQAPQAGRGQARVFALNPHEAQASNAVVQGTLPIYTIDAFILFDPDATHLFVSPSFAMKIGRPPVYLQNTLSVATPVGESVDINIVYPSCPVSVQGRDLFAGLLLLEVLTFNVILGMDWLALHYANVDCRKKMVTFNTPGVQPFSIQGEKTESPTSLISAIKARRMLKKGCQGFLAIVRDINKSQGSVCDVPVVCEYPYVFPEELPGLPPDREIEFCIDLVPGTTSISIPPYRMAPAELKELKDQLEELLDRGFIRPSVSPWGAPVLFVKKKDGTLRLCIDYRQLNRDKRIDDLFDQLQGAKYLSKIDLRSGYHQLKIWNEDISKTAFRTRFIDDILIYSRTKEEHTHHLRLVLQTLREHQLYAKSSKCEFWLEEVAFLGHVVSQSGINVDPMKIEAVTEWKRPSSFTEIRSFLGLAVYYRRCVQDFSKISAPLTKLTHKNAKFDWTDRCEASFQKLKECLTTAPVLALPKGTEGFTVYCDASRVGLGCVLMQHGRVIAYASRKLKKHEVNYPTHDLELAAVVFALKFWRHYLYGPTCEIFTDHKSLKYIFDQCELNLRQRRWLELLKDYDCTIQYHPGKANIVADARSRKSA